The nucleotide window ATTCTTTTACATAGTAAAACAGTTGTACCttctatgtaatattaatttaaattatcaattagatttatagaaaaagttattaatatctaaggttggaaacaaaattgaaaagctATCATGCAATCTCTTTAATGATGGGACCTTGGATAATGGAttacttcaaatatttcttgtaaattcaatttaataaactgAGGCTGTAAATTATAAGTTTTACCCAAAATAAGGAATAAGTGAATAGTTATAAAGAAGTGCCTTTACAAAGCCAGGGAATCTGAATATGAGAGTGACTATCGCTAAGTTATAACTTTTAAGTTGAGTATTCGTACTCATTTACAATGTGTTAAATctctttatgatttttatttagcAAAATAGTTTCTCACCGATTGTCGTTCCGTCGGATGAACTTGTGGATAAAATTTAGTACATATATTACACTGAACTTATTCTGCGTGTAATGTACGCAACTCTACTGCCGATAGTCGTTCgaagaaacataattttcattCCCGTACGTAAGTACGTGACTTTTCTTTATACTTGAGTTtggattaaattttttaatcccGCTGAAACTCCTAGTAAGTATTTATTTACGAGGAAACTTTGTTCTCTTCGAACGACTTTAATCACTgtccattaatattattacttatgttaggttgtaaataaaaaaaaacaataaacataTGGACatgataaatcatttttatttgatattgttaAAAATGTGTTGAACTTtctaaatgtaataataatttaggaAGGTTTTACttagtaaaaaaattatactaCAGATAAAAGTACTTTTATTAGCAGAATATCCCAATTTATAATTGctctgaaaattaattgaaccaAAGAAAATGTACGTGAAGCCAGGAGATAAGAAAATGGAGCAATTCATAGGTTGTATATGATACCATAGCAAGATATAATGGACATTCCTATTTATGTTTGTCTTATCTCTTCTGGTTCTATGCATTTCTCTTTGAAGTCAATTCATTATAAAAGAgctataataatattgattatccAGTTTTGACTGAGTCTAGtatttacatatgtacatatttatatatatatatatacatacacacatatacacacacacacacacatagtAGTTGATTTATAGTAAtcaaatgtttttttaaatcacAAGCAGTAATACCATTGAGTAAATGGAAAAGAATTTCTATCTCTAAATACATACATGTTTTTACaaagttataatttataaattatataacctTCTTCCaatcttataaaaaaattaataacgatCATGTatgtaaatttctttaattgttataaatagtttttaattgagattaattttctaatttgtcACTACATTTTTTAATCCCTACAATACTGTTACTATTGCATACTTAATACTGTTCagaatttatttactaattattataatttagcatctttctcatttattttttatcctaattattaagtattaagttaaattattcacttaatttattttgtattttcatgaGTACCATTTGCTTTAATCTATCATACTTGAAATATCGTGGAAAgtctattttaatatattctatatgcCAATTTTCTTTCTGTGCCtcaatgcattttaaaaattcttcataCATTGGAGCTGTAGTGTCCATATTGACTGTAGTGAAAACATATCTTTTTTCTAAAGCAATATAAACTACCTTTTGAATTTCTGAAGTTAAAAGTTTCTTTAATGTTTGAACAAACCCTTCCGTTATGTTTTCATCGTATATTACTAGAAATAATCATTTACTGCAAttaatttgtacattattttgatattagttgtatttaattataacttaCCATCCGCAGCCAGAATAATTGTTGcttcatttattcttttttcataaaatgtaggccatgttaaatttaaaaagtttaattctttaataGAAACTTTAGATTTGATGTAAGCgctatttcttaaaaaatttctatgtattaattttaaaattccttCTAGATCAACATctgaaaaataaggaaaatattaCCATAGTATTCAATACATATGATCATGATACATAATTTGAACAGAATTaaagtttatattgtttattacctgtacaaattatttctttagCTAGAAAGCTTGCAACTATGCTCGTTAAACCAACTCCAGCTCCTAATTCTAGAACTATCTTATCCTTAAATAAATCAggatttgataaaatataatcaGCTAGTAATAAGGCACCTCGCCATACTTGTAATCCCACGtgttgtagatttgtagatacACGATGTTctaataatatgtttatatatcccataatctttttaaaaatatttttttaatgtaattatataattaaaaactaatttatACCTATTATTAATTTCCCTTCTGTTTGTCTGTCTATATCTATGTCATCATCACTAtcatgtgttataatattattagtaaagtCCGGTTTAATCATATAGGATGGACACTTAAAAATAAAGCTGGATATTGCagctgaaaaaattaattatacatatataacattaaaatattctcttgtatttttatataaaaacataatatacTCTGTACAAGAGTATATAACGAAACAATACATACTGCCATTTTTTAACTTCacagaagaatttttattttctgtgtATATTTCTGATGTTACTGTATATAATGTCATtttcaataatgaatattcttcaATATATTCTCCAAtatataagttaatattataatttttaaatatttattatattactgcACAAAACAGATCATATTTTCCATCacttttttctaaatatataaaaaatgaattaaattatataagaactaaataaataaaaaccagaactaaataagttatttcaacatcaatttaaatgtatacattatgacaaaaatatgttttactGATTGTACAAACATGTATCTACagataagaaataattacaagTCATTAGGTAGATAGAATATTCACACTTACTTGAAATTGTGACtactaaaatataacaataatttactgCCTATACTCAATTATACTATACGTTTCTTTTAGACGTTTATATTTTAACTGCACTTATGTAATACattattatagattaaaatatgtCTCATTTCTAACAAATTTTTCCATTACTTTTAATTGGTTTTAatcattcttaaaaataattgcTAATTCTTTCAGAGTAATGTACATTCTGTAATTTAAGTgacaaatgaataaaaataaaaaattcaatcgaTATTAGTATTCGAATTTGTTGCTTTATACAGAAGACattaaaatcttatttttgatttaactataaaataatttgttgttgCAAGAAGTGTTGCTGCATTATAAGTATACATCAAAATTATTAGTAATCATGTCGtttgtttataatttcttctattaattgcaatatttcatatattgcgTTCTTTAAACTCTAGGTAtaagttttaattatataaaaatataaagtgaagttaaataataataatagaaacatacataacaaaaataactaaaattttcattagttctttttattatttttaattacacatttatatacagatatttcttcttgttaatgaaaatcattttaataaccGACATTCCATGTTTATATATCGTGTGTGGGTAGTCGTCACATTGCAACTTTACTTTAAATGGACGAAATATGTGAAAGAATGAACACGAGTTCCGTTTTCGTATCagtttatatatataatcaCAGCAAAATATTACTacaataaaagtgaaataaaaaaaaaatgtaaaatgtatgtGTTTTTTATGAAGTGAGAGTATAACATTatcattcaaaaataaaatatcctgACCCTCATTACAATAATCTTGAGTTGACATCCTACCAACTTCTTCAGCCTTTTGTGAGCCAATCAGCGGCCACCACGATGAACATGATGCCACGCATTAACCACAATCTACCAACTGTATAGTTCCTGTACATCATCATATTTAATCACTTTGCTCGTGTTCCTCAACGTACGGTGTTGGGTAGGGTGTCAATCTTCGTGCTGTAACGAGTTTACTATTCTTTCAATACGATCGTTACGTTTTCCGTGTATGTCATAGTATAAATCAGTAAACAATCGCAGTCTTTCTCTACAAAATGAAGCTttctacattaatatttttagtaattttttccTTTACTGCTTCTCTTGCAAAAATTGAAACTGAAGATGCCGTTTTAGTGCTCACAAAAGACAATTTCGATGAGGCCATTGCACAAAATGACTATATgcttattgaattttgtaagtaCAGCATTGATTTTTCTTTATCACCGAGttttttcaaattgtatttatatttttataatttcgttcgtTACTTTTAAATACAACATCTGCAATTTAACCGTGGCTGATCCAGATGCTTGATCCTTACACGTCATCATTTAGAAGCCGGTTTCTAAGATTAGTGCCACTTGTTGATAATATCCTGACTTCTTGTTTAAGTAATAATCAATAGACATGGTATTTATTCATAATGTTCAATTTATCCATGGAATTCAatctttatatttacaaaaaattctGTTTCGTATAACATTTGATGTCATTTATCGCTTatgataatttgtaatttatatgtttttaaaaaggaacaatattccgatttattacttttacgatTGTTAtgtatcaaaattaaaaaatttttaccCTGTTTTGTATAATTGggaaatttcacaaaaatttatatttttaagctttcatattattatttaatatttttaaggattcatattattatttaatatgtttaaatatgtattattattattattattattatttaatattcataaaatattctttaatacaTAGATGCTCCATGGTGCGGACATTGCAAGGCTTTGGCTCCAAAATATGCCAAAGCAGCTAAGAAATTACAGGAAATTGATTCCTCTGTAAAGTTAGCTAAAGTTGAtgcaactgtggaatttaaattAGCTGAAATGCATGGTATTAATGCATACCCGACCCTTAAATTCTATCGTAAAGGGGCTTTCATTGATTACAGCGATAGTCGCGAAGTAGATGATATTGTAAATTGGGTAATAAAAAAGAGTGGTCCAGCTGCTAAAGATTTACCAACAGTCGATGAAGCTAAATCATTTATTGAAGCACATGATATTGCCATTGTTGGATTCTTTAAGGTATTAATTGTATTACTTATACGCATAATAATTTATGCGAatagaatgtattatattttattgtattaacagGATGTAGAATCACCTGAAGCGAAAGTATTTATGGAAGTTGGTAATGCTAATGATTATATGTTTGGTATTACTAGCAACGAGGAAGTTTTTAAAGAATATGGTGTGGAGGATGGCAAAGTTGTTTTATTCAAGAAGGTATATACCtaatatttgatttgatattttacacgtatgttaataataatgtaacttatttatctaatttctttattttagttTGATGAAGGCAAAAATGAGTTCAGTGGTGAACTTAGTGTTACACAACTCGAGAACTTTATTGCTGTACATTCGTTCCCATTAGTCGTCGAATTTAATGAACATACTGCACCAAAGATTTTCAGTGGTGATATTAAGAGTCACCTTCTTCTGTTCCTTAGCAAAGAAGCTGGTCATTTCGATGAATATgtagaaaaaattaaagaacCAGCAAAGAAATTCCGTGGAGAGGTATACATAAATatgaactatatataaataataaatagcgTTAAATGTTAaacttaataattctttataggTCTTATTCGTTACTATTAATACCGATGAGGCTGATCGTACGCGCATTTTAGAATTCTGTGGCTTGAAAAAGAGCGATGTACCTGTCATGCGT belongs to Nomia melanderi isolate GNS246 chromosome 12, iyNomMela1, whole genome shotgun sequence and includes:
- the LOC116426232 gene encoding methyltransferase-like protein 22 isoform X2 — protein: MSTQDYCNEAAISSFIFKCPSYMIKPDFTNNIITHDSDDDIDIDRQTEGKLIIEHRVSTNLQHVGLQVWRGALLLADYILSNPDLFKDKIVLELGAGVGLTSIVASFLAKEIICTDVDLEGILKLIHRNFLRNSAYIKSKVSIKELNFLNLTWPTFYEKRINEATIILAADVIYDENITEGFVQTLKKLLTSEIQKVVYIALEKRYVFTTVNMDTTAPMYEEFLKCIEAQKENWHIEYIKIDFPRYFKYDRLKQMVLMKIQNKLSE
- the LOC116426232 gene encoding methyltransferase-like protein 22 isoform X1, with protein sequence MTLYTVTSEIYTENKNSSVKLKNGTAISSFIFKCPSYMIKPDFTNNIITHDSDDDIDIDRQTEGKLIIEHRVSTNLQHVGLQVWRGALLLADYILSNPDLFKDKIVLELGAGVGLTSIVASFLAKEIICTDVDLEGILKLIHRNFLRNSAYIKSKVSIKELNFLNLTWPTFYEKRINEATIILAADVIYDENITEGFVQTLKKLLTSEIQKVVYIALEKRYVFTTVNMDTTAPMYEEFLKCIEAQKENWHIEYIKIDFPRYFKYDRLKQMVLMKIQNKLSE
- the LOC116426232 gene encoding methyltransferase-like protein 22 isoform X3, with translation MIKPDFTNNIITHDSDDDIDIDRQTEGKLIIEHRVSTNLQHVGLQVWRGALLLADYILSNPDLFKDKIVLELGAGVGLTSIVASFLAKEIICTDVDLEGILKLIHRNFLRNSAYIKSKVSIKELNFLNLTWPTFYEKRINEATIILAADVIYDENITEGFVQTLKKLLTSEIQKVVYIALEKRYVFTTVNMDTTAPMYEEFLKCIEAQKENWHIEYIKIDFPRYFKYDRLKQMVLMKIQNKLSE
- the Pdi gene encoding protein disulfide isomerase — encoded protein: MKLSTLIFLVIFSFTASLAKIETEDAVLVLTKDNFDEAIAQNDYMLIEFYAPWCGHCKALAPKYAKAAKKLQEIDSSVKLAKVDATVEFKLAEMHGINAYPTLKFYRKGAFIDYSDSREVDDIVNWVIKKSGPAAKDLPTVDEAKSFIEAHDIAIVGFFKDVESPEAKVFMEVGNANDYMFGITSNEEVFKEYGVEDGKVVLFKKFDEGKNEFSGELSVTQLENFIAVHSFPLVVEFNEHTAPKIFSGDIKSHLLLFLSKEAGHFDEYVEKIKEPAKKFRGEVLFVTINTDEADRTRILEFCGLKKSDVPVMRIIEVKNDMAKYKPEKPELSNENILEFVTGFVEGTLKRHYFMQELPEDWDKNPVKVLVGSNFHEVVNNKSKNVLVEFYVTWCTHCQKLMPIFEELGEKYKDSEDVVIAKIDAAENELPDVEIINYPTIILFKKETNEAVQYYGVRTLKGLTKFLETDGAYGRAVDEAQEEIEDDDVPRKDEL